From Ananas comosus cultivar F153 linkage group 8, ASM154086v1, whole genome shotgun sequence, one genomic window encodes:
- the LOC109714520 gene encoding uncharacterized protein LOC109714520 isoform X2 yields the protein MGSGGSKAKDAAAAAAASSSSGGGGGGGGGGGGGGGGASGRKGRARGTRVFGSACFGFPSSSSSSDGQFQKGDGSGRSKGIKCTVEVDGKSSGRNREVSQKHKHSPSVTPALASLDGERIVEDGDGTLINISGASSSSATTTDISRSTNPTTRPLSCFGFAHHDDVNFRLNRAVSLGSSSAHSLFSSGLPINQSDVDGLHLHTNFDTSSDANSMRDSGAAGTDSSLDLLRDNVRDEIRASQRIHRSRVESENSVTRNSYRRLGHQEPLEGSVRFSRTLSVGRLRDRVLRRTPFSEGSFSPSIPDGRSVWSAGQTNTRRVLGVTRRGASSSNRIIEPHPDSSGHFSNQIDTSTDNNSDRALETLQPREPSNHDLLDHRSAFLERRRRIRSQQVRTLQRLGSRFENLSGHDRSCILSGQHRTGRCTCRTTNRPGTSDDDTSTRASISRIVMLAEALFEVLDEIHQQSVFLSSRPSFSAIGSVPAPKEVVECIPVKVYRKPAKQQNDEAAQCYICLVEYEEGECMRILPCNHEFHLTCIDKWLKEIHRVCPLCRGDVCRSDASTTGKS from the exons ATGGGATCTGGGGGTAGTAAGGCCAAggatgcagcagcagcagcagcagcgtcGTCGTCctcaggaggaggaggaggaggaggaggtggtggtggtggtggtggtggtggtgcttcGGGGCGGAAGGGGAGGGCGAGAGGGACGAGGGTTTTTGGCTCTGCTTGCTTCGGATTCCCTTCGAGTTCGTCGTCTTCCGATGGCCAG TTTCAGAAGGGAGACGGGAGTGGGAGGTCGAAAGGCATCAAATGTACGGTCGAAGTTGATGGTAAATCCTCCGGCCGGAATCGTGAGGTTTCTCAAAAGCATAAACACTCTCCGAGTGTAACGCCTGCATTGGCTTCTTTAGACGGCGAGCGGATTGTAGAAGACGGAGATGGCACATTAATCAACATTTCAGGTGCTAGCAGCAGCTCTGCCACAACGACGGATATTAGCCGATCGACCAATCCTACTACTAGGCCGCTATCATGCTTTGGTTTCGCCCACCACGATGATGTTAATTTTAGGTTAAACAGAGCTGTCAGCTTGGGTTCGTCATCGGCtcattctctcttctcttccggCCTCCCTATTAATCAATCTGATGTGGATGGCCTTCATCTTCACACAAATTTCGATACTTCTTCTGATGCAAACTCTATGCGGGACAGTGGAGCTGCTGGTACCGATTCGTCTCTGGATTTGCTTAGAGAtaatgtaagagatgagattaggGCTAGCCAGCGTATTCACAGGAGCCGGGTAGAATCTGAGAATTCAGTGACAAGGAATTCCTACAGACGGCTCGGACACCAAGAACCTTTAGAAGGTAGCGTTCGGTTTAGCCGAACATTAAGCGTTGGACGGCTTCGTGACAGGGTTCTTAGGAGGACTCCATTTTCTGAGGGGTCGTTTTCACCTTCAATTCCAGATGGTAGATCTGTATGGTCTGCTGGCCAAACCAATACTAGACGAGTCTTGGGTGTGACGAGAAGAGGAGCATCTTCCTCGAACAGGATAATTGAGCCGCACCCTGATTCTTCTGGTCATTTCTCTAATCAGATCGATACCTCAACAGACAACAATAGTGATCGTGCTTTAGAAACTCTGCAGCCCAGAGAGCCTAGTAATCATGATCTTTTGGATCACAGATCAGCTTTTctggaaagaagaagaagaataagatcTCAG cAGGTCCGTACTCTTCAGAGATTGGGTAGCAGATTTGAGAATCTATCAGGTCACGATAGATCATGTATATTGTCTGGTCAACATCGAACAGGTCGCTGTACATGCAGGACAACTAATCGACCTGGCACATCAGATGATGATACAAGCACGAGAGCTAGCATTTCAAGAATTGTTATGTTAGCAGAAGCACTTTTTGAG GTTTTGGATGAAATCCATCAGCAATCTGTCTTTTTATCATCGCGGCCATCTTTCTCTGCTATTGGGTCTGTTCCTGCACCAAAGGAAGTTGTCGAATGCATACCTGTGAAGGTATACAGGAAGCCAGCAAAGCAACAAAATGACGAGGCTGCACA ATGCTACATTTGCCTTGTGGAGTATGAAGAAGGAGAATGCATGCGGATATTGCCCTGCAATCATGAATTTCATCTAACATGTATAGACAAATGGCTGAAAGAGATTCATAG GGTTTGTCCGCTTTGTCGTGGCGATGTTTGCAGATCGGATGCATCAACTACAGGAAAAAGCTGA
- the LOC109714520 gene encoding uncharacterized protein LOC109714520 isoform X1 produces MGSGGSKAKDAAAAAAASSSSGGGGGGGGGGGGGGGGASGRKGRARGTRVFGSACFGFPSSSSSSDGQVFQKGDGSGRSKGIKCTVEVDGKSSGRNREVSQKHKHSPSVTPALASLDGERIVEDGDGTLINISGASSSSATTTDISRSTNPTTRPLSCFGFAHHDDVNFRLNRAVSLGSSSAHSLFSSGLPINQSDVDGLHLHTNFDTSSDANSMRDSGAAGTDSSLDLLRDNVRDEIRASQRIHRSRVESENSVTRNSYRRLGHQEPLEGSVRFSRTLSVGRLRDRVLRRTPFSEGSFSPSIPDGRSVWSAGQTNTRRVLGVTRRGASSSNRIIEPHPDSSGHFSNQIDTSTDNNSDRALETLQPREPSNHDLLDHRSAFLERRRRIRSQQVRTLQRLGSRFENLSGHDRSCILSGQHRTGRCTCRTTNRPGTSDDDTSTRASISRIVMLAEALFEVLDEIHQQSVFLSSRPSFSAIGSVPAPKEVVECIPVKVYRKPAKQQNDEAAQCYICLVEYEEGECMRILPCNHEFHLTCIDKWLKEIHRVCPLCRGDVCRSDASTTGKS; encoded by the exons ATGGGATCTGGGGGTAGTAAGGCCAAggatgcagcagcagcagcagcagcgtcGTCGTCctcaggaggaggaggaggaggaggaggtggtggtggtggtggtggtggtggtgcttcGGGGCGGAAGGGGAGGGCGAGAGGGACGAGGGTTTTTGGCTCTGCTTGCTTCGGATTCCCTTCGAGTTCGTCGTCTTCCGATGGCCAGGTC TTTCAGAAGGGAGACGGGAGTGGGAGGTCGAAAGGCATCAAATGTACGGTCGAAGTTGATGGTAAATCCTCCGGCCGGAATCGTGAGGTTTCTCAAAAGCATAAACACTCTCCGAGTGTAACGCCTGCATTGGCTTCTTTAGACGGCGAGCGGATTGTAGAAGACGGAGATGGCACATTAATCAACATTTCAGGTGCTAGCAGCAGCTCTGCCACAACGACGGATATTAGCCGATCGACCAATCCTACTACTAGGCCGCTATCATGCTTTGGTTTCGCCCACCACGATGATGTTAATTTTAGGTTAAACAGAGCTGTCAGCTTGGGTTCGTCATCGGCtcattctctcttctcttccggCCTCCCTATTAATCAATCTGATGTGGATGGCCTTCATCTTCACACAAATTTCGATACTTCTTCTGATGCAAACTCTATGCGGGACAGTGGAGCTGCTGGTACCGATTCGTCTCTGGATTTGCTTAGAGAtaatgtaagagatgagattaggGCTAGCCAGCGTATTCACAGGAGCCGGGTAGAATCTGAGAATTCAGTGACAAGGAATTCCTACAGACGGCTCGGACACCAAGAACCTTTAGAAGGTAGCGTTCGGTTTAGCCGAACATTAAGCGTTGGACGGCTTCGTGACAGGGTTCTTAGGAGGACTCCATTTTCTGAGGGGTCGTTTTCACCTTCAATTCCAGATGGTAGATCTGTATGGTCTGCTGGCCAAACCAATACTAGACGAGTCTTGGGTGTGACGAGAAGAGGAGCATCTTCCTCGAACAGGATAATTGAGCCGCACCCTGATTCTTCTGGTCATTTCTCTAATCAGATCGATACCTCAACAGACAACAATAGTGATCGTGCTTTAGAAACTCTGCAGCCCAGAGAGCCTAGTAATCATGATCTTTTGGATCACAGATCAGCTTTTctggaaagaagaagaagaataagatcTCAG cAGGTCCGTACTCTTCAGAGATTGGGTAGCAGATTTGAGAATCTATCAGGTCACGATAGATCATGTATATTGTCTGGTCAACATCGAACAGGTCGCTGTACATGCAGGACAACTAATCGACCTGGCACATCAGATGATGATACAAGCACGAGAGCTAGCATTTCAAGAATTGTTATGTTAGCAGAAGCACTTTTTGAG GTTTTGGATGAAATCCATCAGCAATCTGTCTTTTTATCATCGCGGCCATCTTTCTCTGCTATTGGGTCTGTTCCTGCACCAAAGGAAGTTGTCGAATGCATACCTGTGAAGGTATACAGGAAGCCAGCAAAGCAACAAAATGACGAGGCTGCACA ATGCTACATTTGCCTTGTGGAGTATGAAGAAGGAGAATGCATGCGGATATTGCCCTGCAATCATGAATTTCATCTAACATGTATAGACAAATGGCTGAAAGAGATTCATAG GGTTTGTCCGCTTTGTCGTGGCGATGTTTGCAGATCGGATGCATCAACTACAGGAAAAAGCTGA
- the LOC109714520 gene encoding uncharacterized protein LOC109714520 isoform X3, giving the protein MGSGGSKAKDAAAAAAASSSSGGGGGGGGGGGGGGGGASGRKGRARGTRVFGSACFGFPSSSSSSDGQVFQKGDGSGRSKGIKCTVEVDGKSSGRNREVSQKHKHSPSVTPALASLDGERIVEDGDGTLINISGASSSSATTTDISRSTNPTTRPLSCFGFAHHDDVNFRLNRAVSLGSSSAHSLFSSGLPINQSDVDGLHLHTNFDTSSDANSMRDSGAAGTDSSLDLLRDNVRDEIRASQRIHRSRVESENSVTRNSYRRLGHQEPLEGSVRFSRTLSVGRLRDRVLRRTPFSEGSFSPSIPDGRSVWSAGQTNTRRVLGVTRRGASSSNRIIEPHPDSSGHFSNQIDTSTDNNSDRALETLQPREPSNHDLLDHRSAFLERRRRIRSQVRTLQRLGSRFENLSGHDRSCILSGQHRTGRCTCRTTNRPGTSDDDTSTRASISRIVMLAEALFEVLDEIHQQSVFLSSRPSFSAIGSVPAPKEVVECIPVKVYRKPAKQQNDEAAQCYICLVEYEEGECMRILPCNHEFHLTCIDKWLKEIHRVCPLCRGDVCRSDASTTGKS; this is encoded by the exons ATGGGATCTGGGGGTAGTAAGGCCAAggatgcagcagcagcagcagcagcgtcGTCGTCctcaggaggaggaggaggaggaggaggtggtggtggtggtggtggtggtggtgcttcGGGGCGGAAGGGGAGGGCGAGAGGGACGAGGGTTTTTGGCTCTGCTTGCTTCGGATTCCCTTCGAGTTCGTCGTCTTCCGATGGCCAGGTC TTTCAGAAGGGAGACGGGAGTGGGAGGTCGAAAGGCATCAAATGTACGGTCGAAGTTGATGGTAAATCCTCCGGCCGGAATCGTGAGGTTTCTCAAAAGCATAAACACTCTCCGAGTGTAACGCCTGCATTGGCTTCTTTAGACGGCGAGCGGATTGTAGAAGACGGAGATGGCACATTAATCAACATTTCAGGTGCTAGCAGCAGCTCTGCCACAACGACGGATATTAGCCGATCGACCAATCCTACTACTAGGCCGCTATCATGCTTTGGTTTCGCCCACCACGATGATGTTAATTTTAGGTTAAACAGAGCTGTCAGCTTGGGTTCGTCATCGGCtcattctctcttctcttccggCCTCCCTATTAATCAATCTGATGTGGATGGCCTTCATCTTCACACAAATTTCGATACTTCTTCTGATGCAAACTCTATGCGGGACAGTGGAGCTGCTGGTACCGATTCGTCTCTGGATTTGCTTAGAGAtaatgtaagagatgagattaggGCTAGCCAGCGTATTCACAGGAGCCGGGTAGAATCTGAGAATTCAGTGACAAGGAATTCCTACAGACGGCTCGGACACCAAGAACCTTTAGAAGGTAGCGTTCGGTTTAGCCGAACATTAAGCGTTGGACGGCTTCGTGACAGGGTTCTTAGGAGGACTCCATTTTCTGAGGGGTCGTTTTCACCTTCAATTCCAGATGGTAGATCTGTATGGTCTGCTGGCCAAACCAATACTAGACGAGTCTTGGGTGTGACGAGAAGAGGAGCATCTTCCTCGAACAGGATAATTGAGCCGCACCCTGATTCTTCTGGTCATTTCTCTAATCAGATCGATACCTCAACAGACAACAATAGTGATCGTGCTTTAGAAACTCTGCAGCCCAGAGAGCCTAGTAATCATGATCTTTTGGATCACAGATCAGCTTTTctggaaagaagaagaagaataagatcTCAG GTCCGTACTCTTCAGAGATTGGGTAGCAGATTTGAGAATCTATCAGGTCACGATAGATCATGTATATTGTCTGGTCAACATCGAACAGGTCGCTGTACATGCAGGACAACTAATCGACCTGGCACATCAGATGATGATACAAGCACGAGAGCTAGCATTTCAAGAATTGTTATGTTAGCAGAAGCACTTTTTGAG GTTTTGGATGAAATCCATCAGCAATCTGTCTTTTTATCATCGCGGCCATCTTTCTCTGCTATTGGGTCTGTTCCTGCACCAAAGGAAGTTGTCGAATGCATACCTGTGAAGGTATACAGGAAGCCAGCAAAGCAACAAAATGACGAGGCTGCACA ATGCTACATTTGCCTTGTGGAGTATGAAGAAGGAGAATGCATGCGGATATTGCCCTGCAATCATGAATTTCATCTAACATGTATAGACAAATGGCTGAAAGAGATTCATAG GGTTTGTCCGCTTTGTCGTGGCGATGTTTGCAGATCGGATGCATCAACTACAGGAAAAAGCTGA
- the LOC109714520 gene encoding uncharacterized protein LOC109714520 isoform X4, translating to MGSGGSKAKDAAAAAAASSSSGGGGGGGGGGGGGGGGASGRKGRARGTRVFGSACFGFPSSSSSSDGQKGDGSGRSKGIKCTVEVDGKSSGRNREVSQKHKHSPSVTPALASLDGERIVEDGDGTLINISGASSSSATTTDISRSTNPTTRPLSCFGFAHHDDVNFRLNRAVSLGSSSAHSLFSSGLPINQSDVDGLHLHTNFDTSSDANSMRDSGAAGTDSSLDLLRDNVRDEIRASQRIHRSRVESENSVTRNSYRRLGHQEPLEGSVRFSRTLSVGRLRDRVLRRTPFSEGSFSPSIPDGRSVWSAGQTNTRRVLGVTRRGASSSNRIIEPHPDSSGHFSNQIDTSTDNNSDRALETLQPREPSNHDLLDHRSAFLERRRRIRSQQVRTLQRLGSRFENLSGHDRSCILSGQHRTGRCTCRTTNRPGTSDDDTSTRASISRIVMLAEALFEVLDEIHQQSVFLSSRPSFSAIGSVPAPKEVVECIPVKVYRKPAKQQNDEAAQCYICLVEYEEGECMRILPCNHEFHLTCIDKWLKEIHRVCPLCRGDVCRSDASTTGKS from the exons ATGGGATCTGGGGGTAGTAAGGCCAAggatgcagcagcagcagcagcagcgtcGTCGTCctcaggaggaggaggaggaggaggaggtggtggtggtggtggtggtggtggtgcttcGGGGCGGAAGGGGAGGGCGAGAGGGACGAGGGTTTTTGGCTCTGCTTGCTTCGGATTCCCTTCGAGTTCGTCGTCTTCCGATGGCCAG AAGGGAGACGGGAGTGGGAGGTCGAAAGGCATCAAATGTACGGTCGAAGTTGATGGTAAATCCTCCGGCCGGAATCGTGAGGTTTCTCAAAAGCATAAACACTCTCCGAGTGTAACGCCTGCATTGGCTTCTTTAGACGGCGAGCGGATTGTAGAAGACGGAGATGGCACATTAATCAACATTTCAGGTGCTAGCAGCAGCTCTGCCACAACGACGGATATTAGCCGATCGACCAATCCTACTACTAGGCCGCTATCATGCTTTGGTTTCGCCCACCACGATGATGTTAATTTTAGGTTAAACAGAGCTGTCAGCTTGGGTTCGTCATCGGCtcattctctcttctcttccggCCTCCCTATTAATCAATCTGATGTGGATGGCCTTCATCTTCACACAAATTTCGATACTTCTTCTGATGCAAACTCTATGCGGGACAGTGGAGCTGCTGGTACCGATTCGTCTCTGGATTTGCTTAGAGAtaatgtaagagatgagattaggGCTAGCCAGCGTATTCACAGGAGCCGGGTAGAATCTGAGAATTCAGTGACAAGGAATTCCTACAGACGGCTCGGACACCAAGAACCTTTAGAAGGTAGCGTTCGGTTTAGCCGAACATTAAGCGTTGGACGGCTTCGTGACAGGGTTCTTAGGAGGACTCCATTTTCTGAGGGGTCGTTTTCACCTTCAATTCCAGATGGTAGATCTGTATGGTCTGCTGGCCAAACCAATACTAGACGAGTCTTGGGTGTGACGAGAAGAGGAGCATCTTCCTCGAACAGGATAATTGAGCCGCACCCTGATTCTTCTGGTCATTTCTCTAATCAGATCGATACCTCAACAGACAACAATAGTGATCGTGCTTTAGAAACTCTGCAGCCCAGAGAGCCTAGTAATCATGATCTTTTGGATCACAGATCAGCTTTTctggaaagaagaagaagaataagatcTCAG cAGGTCCGTACTCTTCAGAGATTGGGTAGCAGATTTGAGAATCTATCAGGTCACGATAGATCATGTATATTGTCTGGTCAACATCGAACAGGTCGCTGTACATGCAGGACAACTAATCGACCTGGCACATCAGATGATGATACAAGCACGAGAGCTAGCATTTCAAGAATTGTTATGTTAGCAGAAGCACTTTTTGAG GTTTTGGATGAAATCCATCAGCAATCTGTCTTTTTATCATCGCGGCCATCTTTCTCTGCTATTGGGTCTGTTCCTGCACCAAAGGAAGTTGTCGAATGCATACCTGTGAAGGTATACAGGAAGCCAGCAAAGCAACAAAATGACGAGGCTGCACA ATGCTACATTTGCCTTGTGGAGTATGAAGAAGGAGAATGCATGCGGATATTGCCCTGCAATCATGAATTTCATCTAACATGTATAGACAAATGGCTGAAAGAGATTCATAG GGTTTGTCCGCTTTGTCGTGGCGATGTTTGCAGATCGGATGCATCAACTACAGGAAAAAGCTGA